One Erpetoichthys calabaricus chromosome 8, fErpCal1.3, whole genome shotgun sequence DNA segment encodes these proteins:
- the LOC114656789 gene encoding somatostatin-1B-like: MHFLSSLVPLLLILSSVTSAQVMPLEERLALRSGRGFSKDRKASLLRILSELSDFGPLVKDGSDVRQQSQLGERSVFSQSPPRERAPCKNFFWKTFSSC, encoded by the exons ATGCATTTCTTGTCAAGTCTGGTGCCCCTGCTTCTCATTCTGTCGAGCGTCACATCTGCACAAGTGATGCCTTTAGAAGAAAGACTGGCACTGCGCAGCGGCAGG ggTTTTTCCAAAGACCGTAAAGCCTCGCTTTTAAGAATATTATCAGAACTGTCAGATTTTGGACCCCTAGTTAAGGATGGCTCTGATGTGCGACAGCAGTCTCAGCTGGGTGAGAGGTCTGTCTTCAGTCAGTCACCACCCCGGGAAAGAGCCCCTTGCAAGAACTTCTTCTGGAAGACCTTCTCCTCCTGCTAA